The genomic segment ttgggcgccggggcattcgatgccacccaacaaacaagagtcacatatggatgtgattagcaaggcgttgcttacctatgtcactaagtttctagcagtgatgccaaagctcactagaacttagttgaatatggatcttgatcctctatatgttgttagagggaaaacacatatagtggagtatcttttgttaaattgtttaatagaagattcacataggcatagtgctgaacctgcattttctgttgtagatcatggcaccggccgctagtaacacttccagttttaatttgtgatcgattcttgaaaaagagaagctttctggaacaaactttattgattggtatagaaatctgagaattgttctcaaacaagagaaaaaggaatatgttctagaggtcccctatcctgatgaaccagctgataatgctcctgccgcggatcggagggcttatgagaagcacaccaacgattcactggatgttagctgcctcatgcttgcctgtatgtcctctgagcttcagaagcaatatgagaaccgggatgcccatgatatgattgtgggactccgaggcatgtttgagaaccaagctcgggccgagaggtacaacacctcaaagtccttgtttgcgtgcaggttaacagaaggcagtccagtcagtcctcatgtgatcaaaatgattggttacattgaaagcctggaaaaacttggttttccccttagccctgagttggctacggatgtaattcttcagtcgctccctgcgagcttcgagccgttcattttgaactttcatatgaacagcatggagaaaagcatggctgaattgcatgggatgctaaaaactgctgaggaaagcattaagaagagctctagtcatgtgatgatggttcaaaaggatagcaagaagagaaagcgcaaggacaaggctaaaacttcggatgagatctcgagttctaagcctaaacctgttggaaagcccaaggctagccctgccgcttctgacacttgccaccactgccataagactggtcattggcggaggaactgcaaattgtacttggaagaactcaaaaagaagaagggaagtaagacttcctcttcaggtataaatgttattgaaattaatcttgctactcgtcctgatgattcatgggtatttgataccggatcaatgattcatacttgcaaatcgttgcagggactgaaaaggactaggaagtgtgcaagaggcgaattggatgctcgcgtcggtaatggtgcaaaagttgctgcgttggccgttggcgtttactccttatcgctaccctcaggattagttttggaattaaataattgttattatattcctgccttgggcaaaaacattatctcttcttcatgtttggaagaagatggttatgaattcataataaagaacaagtgttgttcgatatttttgaatggtatgctctatggtaattgtccattagtaaatggattatatatattggatcttgaggatataactatctataacattgatacaaagaagcctcggcttaatgatttgaatcccacttttgtttggcattgtcgattaggtcatataaatgagaagcgtatgcagaagctccataaagatggtcttctacattcatttgatttcgaatcatttgatacatgcgagtcttgtttacttggcaagatgactaagacgcctttcactggtcgaagtgagaggacaaatgaattattggccctagtacatacagatgtatgtggaccgatgagttctacagctagaggtggttttcagtatttcattactttcaccgatgactttagtagatatggttacatctacctaatgaggcacaagtctgaatcctttgaaaagttcaaggagttccagaatgaagtacaaaatcatataggcaagacaattaaatttctgcgatcagatcgtggaggtgaatatttgagccatgaatttggtgatcatctaaggcaatgtggaatcgttccacaattgactccaccaggtacgccacaatggaatggggtgtccgagcggaggaaccgaactttgttagacatggtccggtcgatgatgagccaatctgatcttccattgtccttctggggatacgctctagaaactgctgctttcacgttaaacagggttccatctaaggctgtagagaggacaccatatgagatatggaccgggaagcgtcccggattgtctttccttaagatatggggttgtgaggcttatgtaaaacgtttgtcgtctgataagctcactcccaaatctgataaatgcttctttgtggggtatcctagggaaaccaaaggatattatttctataaccgggaagaaggcaaagtgtttgtcgcccggaatggtgtctttcttgagaaagagtttctcgcgaagagagttagtgggagcacggtgcaactcgaagaaattcgggaaccacttgaaagtgtttcagcttctattgaaccacaactcggtatgcaagatgttgcagaacctgttgtcgagacaccagccccacgtcggtcggaaaggttcagtcgtgcacccgagcggtttatgttcctaaccacggggtagcgcgacatattattgttggacaatgatgaacctaagacttactcggaagcaatggtgggaccagactccgaaaaatggcttggagccatgagatccgagttagaatccatgagagaaaaccaagtttggaacttggtcgatccacctgatggtgtgaaaactatcgagtgtaaatgggtttttaagaaaaagatagacgttgatggaaatgttcacatctataaggcacgattggtggcgaaaggtttcaggcaaattcaaggtgttgattatgatgaaacgttttcgcccgtcgcaatgctaaagtctattcggattctcctagcaattgctgcatatttcgactatgagatatggcaaatggatgtcaaaactgctttccttaatggaaacctaagtgaggatgtgtacatgacacaacctgaaagttttgtcaatccgaaaaatactgggaagatttgcaagctgcaaaagtccatctatggactaaagcaagcttctcggagttggaatcttcgttttgatgaagtgatcaaagggtttggtttcatcaagaatgaagaagagccttgtgtttacaaaaggactagtgggagcgcacttgtgtttctggtcttatatgtggatgacatattattgatcggaaataatattccaatgctcgatgctgtcaaatcttcattgcaaaagagtttttcaatgaaagatttaggagaggcagcatacatattgggcataaagatctatagagataggtcgaaaagactaatcggattaaaccagagcacgtacattgacaaggtattgaatcggttcaatatgcaagattccaagaaaggtttcttgccaatgtcacatggcatcactctcagcaagaatcaatgtcctaagacatctgatgagctcgagaggatgagtgcgatcccgtatgcttctgctatcgggtccatcatgtatgctatgttttgtacacgtccagatgtctcctatgctctaagtgttacgagcagatatcaatcgaacccaggtgaatgtcattgggctatagtaaagagtatcctcaagtacatgagaagaactaaggatatgttcctagtctatggaggtgaggaggagctcgttgt from the Phragmites australis chromosome 19, lpPhrAust1.1, whole genome shotgun sequence genome contains:
- the LOC133899902 gene encoding uncharacterized protein LOC133899902 is translated as MIGYIESLEKLGFPLSPELATDVILQSLPASFEPFILNFHMNSMEKSMAELHGMLKTAEESIKKSSSHVMMVQKDSKKRKRKDKAKTSDEISSSKPKPVGKPKASPAASDTCHHCHKTGHWRRNCKLYLEELKKKKGSKTSSSGTEKD